The Chloroflexota bacterium sequence GCGGCCGTTTGTGCCAAAGGCTATGCGCGATTACAATCTGCCCGTCGCCGCGAAGGCGAATCCGCGCGAGCATCTCGGGAGCACGACATGGAACGACGCGATTGGTCAGGGACTGCCCTCACCGTGCTGGCGGGCGTATCGTTCGGGGCATTGCCGCTTTTCGTTACGTGGCTGAGCCGAGCGGGGGTCGGCGTGGGGTTGCAGGTGGCGGTGCGGCTGGTGGTGTCCATCGGCGTGTTCGCCACCATTCTGGCGAGGGTTTCGCCAGGGAACAGCCGGCCCGTTTCTCTGCGGCAGTGGGCTTTGGTTGCGTTCAACGGGTTGCTGATGGTGTCGGCGTTCACGACCTACGTGCTCTCCATTGCGTTGGGCACGCCGCCAGCAAAGGCGATCCTCCTGGTGTACCTGTATCCCGTGTTCGTGGCGCTTATCGGCTCCCGCGCACTGGGCGAGCGGCTGACATGGCGCAGGGGGTTAGGGATTGCGGCGGGAGTGGCCGGCGCGGCGGTCATGGTGGAGTTCTGGACGATTCGGAGCCTGGGCCAGGTTCAGGTTGGGGATTTCTTCGCGCTTGCGAACTGCGTGGTGTACGCAGGGGTGGTGGTATTGGGGCGGCGCGGGAGCGTGCGCGAGCAGATGCGCCCGCTGGTGCTCACGATGTGGTCGTTTATCTTCGGGCTTGGGTGGCTTTGCCTGGGCGGCCTGGCGATGAAGTTGGCGAACTGGGGTGGGGAAGTGTTCCTCGGATTGCCGCAGGCGGTTACGCTGCGCACGCT is a genomic window containing:
- a CDS encoding DMT family transporter, with protein sequence MERRDWSGTALTVLAGVSFGALPLFVTWLSRAGVGVGLQVAVRLVVSIGVFATILARVSPGNSRPVSLRQWALVAFNGLLMVSAFTTYVLSIALGTPPAKAILLVYLYPVFVALIGSRALGERLTWRRGLGIAAGVAGAAVMVEFWTIRSLGQVQVGDFFALANCVVYAGVVVLGRRGSVREQMRPLVLTMWSFIFGLGWLCLGGLAMKLANWGGEVFLGLPQAVTLRTLGDFLGIAIFGTAIPYGLMFAGLSRTEATTASVLLLVEPISVIVMSMLFLGQSVSLWQGVGGAVILCAALLASR